The genomic segment TCGCCAATGAAAACGCGCGAGGCGCAGGCGGTTATCACTGCGGCAAAAAAGGTCGGTCTGATGTGGGACGACACGCTGGCGCTGTGGCAGCGCGACAAAGAGATTTGGCTCTTCCCTCAGGCGTTTACGCCGTTTATCGGCAAGGTGCGGTTTTCGCGAACTGGCATTCGGCTGGCTGAGATCCATAATAAAGGGTACCGCTGGCAGCATGAGGCTGTCGTCGCTCTTGCTGGCAGCGACAACCCGCTCGCCTTCGAGCTGACGGCTGAAGAGGCGCAGGAGTGGTATCGCGGCCGTGATGTCTGGCCGCAAACGTCGCCTGCCGCCGATGACGTGATTGTCACTTTCCAGCGCCAGCCGCTGGGACTGGCGAAGAAAGTGGGCAGCAGATTGAAGAACAGTTACCCACGCGAGCTGGTACGCGACGGCGTTCTGTTCAGCGCGTCTGCATAAGGCGCGCAAAAAAACATCACGTCTTTTTGGCATTTCTTGCGCTTTTGACTACGCTATAAGGTGGGGCCTTACTGGTCATACCACCTGTGTATTGTCTGAGGGAGAGCGTTATGTCAAAAACCAGCGTAAAAATCGGTACTTTCGAGATAGATGATGCAGAACTGCAAGGCGACGCGCCTGGCGAGCGCATGCTGAGCATTCCCTGCAAATCTGATCCGGATCTCTGCATGCAGCTTGATGCCTGGGATGCCGAAACCAGTATCCCGGCCGTGCTTAACGGCGAACACTCTGTGCTATACCGCGAACATTACGACCAGCAAGCTGATGCCTGGATCATGCGTCTTGCCTGATTCAAAAAGAACCCGTCGCTGAAGGCGGGTTATTTATTCAGAACCTTCGGTTTTCCCTTCCCGCCTGCTTCCCCTACACTTATAACAAACGTTGTCACTCAGAGGACGCCATGTTCGCTCTGGTTTTATTTGTTTGTTATCTGGATGGCGGTTGCGATGACATCGTCGTGGATGTGTACAACACAGAACAGCAGTGCCTGAAATCAATGGATGAGCAGCGGATGCGGCACGGTGGCTGTTATCCGGTAGAAGATTTTATTGATGGCTTCTGGCGCCCGGCGCAGGAGTACAGCGATTTTTAATCACTGCACCTGCACAAGCGTGAGGGGATTACCAAATACCGCACCGGTATCGATGTAATGCAGATTGCCGCTGGTCAGCGGCTCCCCAAGCGGCGTGTGGCCGAAATAAAACGCCTCCGCGCCCGCGATAGATCCCTCCTCCCCCGCCAGTAGCCGGTTTATTCTCGCCCGGCTCCAGACCGCTGCATGTTCATCAAGCGGCTGTTGCCACTGATAGCGTGACGCCGGGTAGTCCGCGTGCGCTACTATCAACCGGCGAGCGCGGCTTTGCACTTCAATCACCAGCGGCAGGTCACGCGCTTTCGCAAGTTGCGTACACGCCTCCTGCTTTGCCTTCTCTGATAATGCGGAGTACCAGCGTCCACCGTTTATAGCCCACAACGCGCTGTCGCCAGTCGCGAGGGCCTCAAGCGCCATCGCTTCGTGATTACCCCGCACTGCGAAAAACCAGCGCTTGCCGATAAGCCGCAGGCAGCCCAGGCTGTCGGGGCCGCGGTCGATAAGGTCACCGACTGAAATCAGCGCGTCCACGCGTGAGTCGAAACGCACGCGCCGCAGATTGTCCACCAGCAGGCTGAGGCAACCATGCAAATCGCCCACGATATAGATATGCCGCCATGCCGCGCCGTCGATTCGCTGATACATCGCTCTGCTCCTCTGGTTATCAGGCAAGTATAGCGTTGTCACAGCGGCGTCAGCTTGCCGCCGGGCCGTTCCTTGCCGGACAGCCTGTTCATCAGCGCGCAACCCGGCGCTTTGTTTCCCCCACAATAGTATGTTGTAACTAAATCGGGATTAAATGGCATTTATCCCATTACCTCGCGGCGGGACGCTTATCTGGCTAAGAATGTTCTATGCTTAAGGTAAGCAACGTCGGGAGGTGCCTGTGACCATATTTACTCACGAAGCTATCGTCAGTTTTATCGGTTGTGTCGTCGCGGCTATCTTTATGATCTGGCTGTTCAGCCGCAAGCACGATAAATAACTCACGCCTGGCCGGTTTACCACAGCCCCAGAACGGAAGCGGCGCCGGCCATCTCGCGTAGCGCATCAAGCGTCAGGAGAAGGCCAAATACATAGATAAAAGGATTCATCGGGATTAACTCCTTGTTTTCCTTTCCTCACTATAACCCATCCCTTAGCCTGCTACCGGTTCGTTTACATAAATCCACCAGATCTGGTGGGGAAATCGCCAGACGCTTTTATCATCACGCCCCAGCCATTTATCCAAAGCCTGTGCCCCACGCGGCCTGGCGCTGCGCGTGGCGTTTTAGGGCAATGCGGCTTTTTACACCGCTGATAAAAAAGCCTGGACGTTTATACCGCAGCCTGTGTTATGGTTTAGTGAGGAAGGAAAAGCGGAAGTTATGGATTAGACGCTGCCCTTCCCCAGGACAAAAAAAGACCGAATACGATTCCTGTATTCGGTCCAGGGAAATGGCTCTTGGGAGAGAGCCGTGCGCTAAAAGTTGGCATTAATGCAGGCTCAGTCGCCTTGCCTTTTAAGAATAGATGACGACAGCAGCTTTTCCAGTCCGCGCCAAAACTCGCGGTAAAAAGCGGCCAGAACGTCCCAAAAAAGAAAAACCGCAACGTATATTGCTACACGTTGCGGTTTTTTTATGTCTGGATGGAAATTAGCAGAGCTTTTGTGCGCGCTCGATAAACGGCGCGAGACTCATCTTCTGGCCGGGATGCGCCGGATCGTCAATCTGGATGACAGTAATCGGCTGCGCGGTCACTTTACCCTGCGCCAGCTGTTTTTCTGCAATATCGTTCAGCGGATATTGCATCAGCGTGCTTGGGTTTATCGCAAACAGCGCGTCGCCCGGGCGGCAGGCGAGCATGACCTCTTCCCGGTTAAACGCCCATTTGTCTTTACCCATTTCATAGCGGCTGACCGTGATAATCTGCGGCGCAGCAAGGGCCATGCCGGAACAGGAGAGCATCAGCAGCGCAAGCAGCGATTTCTTCATTTTCTTCTCACCAGTTAAAAAGGTTCCCAGGTGGCAAACAGGCTGACGCTTAACAGCACCAGCGCCCCGAGCGCCACCTCCAGTTTTGTCATCAGGATAAAACGGCGCTGCGCCGAAGCCTGACGTGAAAATTTCGGCACCAGAACATAGCGGTTTACCAGCGCCATCGCCACCATCACCGCCACCAGGGCGATTTTAAACGTCAGCATCCGTACATAGCCGCTGTCGAGGGGCCATGCTGCGCCGAGGATGAGTCCGCTGTTAACGAGGCCCGTCGCGATAACGCCCGCTACGGCAAAATGCCCGGTACGTGAAAAACGCATCATGGTCGTAATAGCCTGCCCGCACCATGAGGCGTCTTGTGCCAGCCGCATCACCATCAGTAACGGAACAAGACCGCCGAACCACCAGGCGGCGCACACTACATGCAGCGCGTAACACAGACGCTGTAACGCGCCGATAAGCCCTTCATGCATCGCGCCATGCCCGACGCCTGCGAGTAAAATCAGTTGCGCGCACAGGAGCGCAAGCAGCCCTCGCGCGCGCGCCGGTGCCAGCAAAACCCACGGCAGCGTCGCGAGTGCCAGCAGGATTTGCCACAGCCAGACGGCGCCAAAGCGCGTCGATAACATCGCCCGCCAGATGTCAGGGCGCAGGCTATCTGCCGCACCGTCGCCCATCAATCCCGCTTGTGCGGCGAAAATCGCCACCGCGCTGAACGCCGCGACCACTGCCGCCACGCGCCACAAGCTTTGCAGCCGCTGTGTTAACGCCAGCGCCAGCGCACCGGGCGCCAGCAAGGCTGAAAAAAGCGCCCCGCCTGCGCCAAGCATCAGCGCAGTGACATGCGCGAAACGCAGCGCGACATAACTCCACTCAAGCACGGCGTTACTTCACGCGAAAGCGATAGCTGCCTTTGGTTTTATGTCCGTCCACCGACACCACGTGCCACTGAACCTGGTACTCACCACTGGCCAGCGGCGCGTCAAGGGGGGCCACCAGTTGTTTATCATCGTTCGGCGCGCGTTTCACTGCACCGGTATTGATGGTTTTGCCCTCCGGGCCGGTCAGCGTTACGCCG from the Cronobacter condimenti 1330 genome contains:
- a CDS encoding YebY family protein; the encoded protein is MKKSLLALLMLSCSGMALAAPQIITVSRYEMGKDKWAFNREEVMLACRPGDALFAINPSTLMQYPLNDIAEKQLAQGKVTAQPITVIQIDDPAHPGQKMSLAPFIERAQKLC
- a CDS encoding metallophosphoesterase — protein: MYQRIDGAAWRHIYIVGDLHGCLSLLVDNLRRVRFDSRVDALISVGDLIDRGPDSLGCLRLIGKRWFFAVRGNHEAMALEALATGDSALWAINGGRWYSALSEKAKQEACTQLAKARDLPLVIEVQSRARRLIVAHADYPASRYQWQQPLDEHAAVWSRARINRLLAGEEGSIAGAEAFYFGHTPLGEPLTSGNLHYIDTGAVFGNPLTLVQVQ
- a CDS encoding YebV family protein gives rise to the protein MSKTSVKIGTFEIDDAELQGDAPGERMLSIPCKSDPDLCMQLDAWDAETSIPAVLNGEHSVLYREHYDQQADAWIMRLA
- a CDS encoding YdfD/YebW family protein yields the protein MFALVLFVCYLDGGCDDIVVDVYNTEQQCLKSMDEQRMRHGGCYPVEDFIDGFWRPAQEYSDF
- a CDS encoding KPN_01571 family protein codes for the protein MNPFIYVFGLLLTLDALREMAGAASVLGLW
- the yobA gene encoding CopC domain-containing protein YobA, which codes for MALFAARFCRSLVLTAAVMTAPGVWAHAHLKVQQPAANATIATAPEALTLTFSEGIEPAFSGVTLTGPEGKTINTGAVKRAPNDDKQLVAPLDAPLASGEYQVQWHVVSVDGHKTKGSYRFRVK
- the copD gene encoding copper homeostasis membrane protein CopD, producing MLEWSYVALRFAHVTALMLGAGGALFSALLAPGALALALTQRLQSLWRVAAVVAAFSAVAIFAAQAGLMGDGAADSLRPDIWRAMLSTRFGAVWLWQILLALATLPWVLLAPARARGLLALLCAQLILLAGVGHGAMHEGLIGALQRLCYALHVVCAAWWFGGLVPLLMVMRLAQDASWCGQAITTMMRFSRTGHFAVAGVIATGLVNSGLILGAAWPLDSGYVRMLTFKIALVAVMVAMALVNRYVLVPKFSRQASAQRRFILMTKLEVALGALVLLSVSLFATWEPF